The Scomber japonicus isolate fScoJap1 chromosome 8, fScoJap1.pri, whole genome shotgun sequence genome has a segment encoding these proteins:
- the tomm5 gene encoding mitochondrial import receptor subunit TOM5 homolog → MFKLEGLGPKMDPEEMKKKMRQDVISSLRNFLIYVALLRATPYVLKKLDSI, encoded by the exons ATGTTCAAGCTGGAAGGATTGGGGCCGAAGATGGACccagaggagatgaagaagaagatgaggcaGGATGTCATCAGCTCTTTACGAAATTTCCTCATTTACGTCGCTCTGCTCAGAGCCA CTCCATATGTGCTGAAGAAGCTGGACAGTATATGA